One window of the Torulaspora delbrueckii CBS 1146 chromosome 6, complete genome genome contains the following:
- the VPS45 gene encoding Vps45p (similar to Saccharomyces cerevisiae VPS45 (YGL095C); ancestral locus Anc_6.174) encodes MNLFKVSDYYIGRILNSQPKSGSGSVVEQSRIRALLLDKDTTTTISMCATQSDLLNHEIYLVDTIENQNRDTMRHLRCLVYVNPSEETIQALLKELQNPKYGEYYIFFSNMLTKSQLERLAEADDLEVVSQVEEIFQDYHILNEDFYSLDIPIERLFQSHDVWDESVLTECTKCITSLLLSLKVRPEIKFESNSKLCSKLAREINYEIEQNEKTLFDFPSMDSPPLLVLLDRKNDPLTPLLQPWTYQSMLNEYIGIKRNIVDLSGIPDIDRNLQTVTLSPKQDSFFHDTMYLNFGELGDRVKQYVTNYKDKTHSNSKIDSIEDIKNFIEKYPEFRKLSGSVAKHMAIVGELDRQLQLRNIWQLSEVEQNLAVHKDNQQDYRDMLDLFREPKLDPKYKLKLACIYLLKHGGNDAKVTEMFQILGQELPVDDVNFLHKFKRIFSSKSNEHDNQGHQLERDDLLSELARKFNSKMGSKSHPETDNVYMQHVPEISTLLTQFSKNKVPRDRLRTIGNDQAVTSPSSPTSSPPPQDIILFVVGGVTFEEARFVHQFNETMKNRMRVILGGTSVISTNDYIESIRNT; translated from the coding sequence ATGAACTTGTTCAAGGTGTCTGATTATTATATCGGGAGGATATTGAACTCTCAGCCAAAGTCGGGGAGCGGAAGTGTTGTGGAGCAGAGTAGGATCAGAGCATTATTGTTGGATAAAGACACCACGACAACTATTTCAATGTGTGCTACGCAAAGTGACTTGCTGAACCATGAGATTTATCTGGTGGATACGATTGAGAACCAAAATAGAGATACTATGAGACATCTGCGGTGTTTAGTATACGTTAATCCTAGTGAAGAAACCATTCAGGCTCTTTTAAAGGAGTTACAGAACCCCAAGTATGGGGAATActatatcttcttcagcaataTGTTGACAAAGTCTCAGTTGGAGCGCCTTGCGGAAGCAGATGACCTTGAGGTAGTTTCGCAAGTCGAAGAGATCTTTCAGGATTAtcatattttgaatgaggaCTTCTATTCATTAGATATACCTATAGAAAGACTTTTCCAGAGCCATGATGTGTGGGATGAGTCGGTCCTGACAGAGTGTACAAAGTGCATAACGTCTCTACTATTATCGCTTAAGGTGAGGCCGGAGATAAAATTTGAGTCTAACAGCAAACTGTGCTCCAAGCTTGCTAGAGAGATAAACTACGAGATAGAACAAAACGAGAAGACATTGTTCGATTTTCCATCGATGGACTCACCTCCATTGTTGGTGCTTCTGGATCGTAAGAATGATCCTTTGACGCCCCTTTTACAACCGTGGACTTACCAATCTATGTTGAATGAGTATATTGGAATCAAACGTAATATAGTGGATTTATCAGGGATTCCCGATATTGATagaaatttgcaaaccGTGACGTTGTCGCCAAAGCAGGATTCCTTCTTTCATGATACTATGTATTTAAATTTTGGTGAATTAGGAGATCGGGTGAAGCAATACGTTACAAACTATAAGGATAAGACACATTCAAACAGCAAAATCGATAGTATTGAGGACATTAAGAATTTCATCGAGAAATATCCCGAGTTCAGGAAACTTTCGGGAAGCGTAGCTAAACACATGGCCATCGTCGGCGAGCTAGACAGGCAATTACAACTGAGAAATATTTGGCAATTGAGTGAAGTTGAGCAAAACTTGGCGGTTCATAAGGATAATCAGCAGGATTACCGGGATATGCTGGACTTGTTTAGAGAACCCAAGTTGGACCCGAAATACAAACTGAAACTCGCTTGCATATATCTTCTCAAACATGGTGGGAATGACGCCAAAGTCACTGAGATGTTTCAGATTTTAGGTCAGGAGCTTCCGGTGGACGACGTTAATTTCCTTCATAAGTTCAAGAGAATATTTAGCTCTAAGAGCAACGAACACGACAACCAAGGTCATCAGCTGGAGAGGGACGACTTACTGAGTGAACTTGCGAGGAAATTCAACAGTAAGATGGGTTCAAAGAGTCATCCAGAGACAGACAACGTATACATGCAGCATGTACCTGAGATTTCGACCTTGTTAAcccaattttcaaagaataaagTTCCAAGAGATAGGCTAAGGACGATTGGTAATGATCAAGCTGTAACTTCCCCTTCATCGCCAACTTCCTCTCCACCGCCTCAGGATATTATATTATTCGTTGTTGGAGGTGttacttttgaagaagctagaTTCGTTCATCAATTCAATGAAACTATGAAGAATAGGATGAGGGTCATCCTTGGTGGTACTTCGGTAATCTCTACCAATGACTATATAGAGTCCATCCGTAATACGTAA